DNA from Rosa rugosa chromosome 6, drRosRugo1.1, whole genome shotgun sequence:
GTGTTAGAGCctattgaaatttcaaagtTAGGCTCcattgattaattttttttttttttttacagggGAGTTAAACTATTGATCTACCCTAATTCTAACTCAATTTTCAACTTCTCCCAACTTGggctaagagcaactccaacagatttcctatattttgatttttctctactttagggaaaaataagcctcttttactccaacagattccctataactatccctattttagggaaagtgaggaaagagaaaaccaaattccctatatttacagcaaactctaaaattttaaggaagaatatggagattttagagattgttgtaaaatagggaatctgttggagttggagaagaaaaagaaactaaagctttgacttttgcttccctataatacagaaattatagggaagctgttggagttgctctaacccCAAGGGTAGACAAAGAGCTCATTTGAGATGCTGTATCAACTTTGTTATCATAGCTGAAAAATGGACGGGATTTTCAATATATGAAAAACATTAAAATTTTGTTTAAATAATACGGAGAACTTAGCGCGTGTAGTTTTAAATTAATTCATGCAGTACTACGTGCATATATACCTTTGTAGACTGCATCATAGATATGAGGTAGCTCGCCAAGATACTTCACAATGAAAGTCAATTCAGCACTAAGTGTGTCGAAGCCGGCAACCAACATACCAAGAATCGTATCGGCGATATCGGATTCCTTCAGATATGTTCCATCTTCATCACAGGTCAAGAGCATGTGTGATAACATGTCTTGTGTGGGGGATGCATTGCCCTCTGCTAAGTCGACCTTCCTCTGCTTGATGATCTTGTACAAATCCTTCCTAATCAAGTTGGCGGCCTTGATGGCTTTACTAAACAGAGTTCCGGGGAAGTCAATGGGCAGCGATATGGTTCCGGCATTCACTGCACGGAATGGTTTGCTTAGTTTTTCAATGTCCGCCTTATCTTCAAGGCTAACAAACAAGCGTGCAGCAAGCTTGAAGGTGTAGCTGTTAATGACATGCAGAAAATTTCAAGCAGTTAGAGaatttgaaaagagtattattGTTCGAGTCATATGTCAATTCATACAATAAGGTACTACGTACCAGATAGCAAACACAAGTTGGCTAACTATATTTTTCTCAAAAGAAGCTACATTTTACTTGTATAAATGAATTTTCAGTTGATATTTCTATTTCATTCTAAAAATTTATGTATTTTCGATATGACGAAATAGTTACTAAGACccattaagaaaagaaaaagaaaatagtaatTAACTAAGAAAAAGTTGTTATAAACTCCATACGTAGTAAATTCTCTTAATTTATTGATTAGATCATGGACTTACTTCTTGGCGAGTTCTAGGGCATGAATTTCGTTTTGGTTTTCCCAGCTATCTGCAAAGTGGGATTGGGTACACTGGTTAATGATTCCGAAGTATCGTTGCAGAGCGTTGAGCTTCAAGAAGTTGTGTAGCATCTTTCTCGtcttgttggcgtcctctgcGGCAGATGTTTCGGTGGAAGAACGGAAGATCTTGTTGACAGAGCTCGAAAACCAGACTTGGACAAGCTTTTTCTCATTGGAGAACAAGAACTTGTTGCAAGCGGTGCCGCAGAAGAAGGCAGCTCTCTCCCCAATCAAAGAGGTCTTGAAGACTTGGGAGGAGTGCTTGTTCACCCGGTCTAAGATGAACTTCTCGGGGTGGCCTTTCCGGGCTGAAGAGACGAACTCGTAGCTCTCTCCGATCACCGGGTAGCCGACGTTACCCGGCGGGAGGTTGTTGCCGGTGAACTGGGATCTGTGCCTGTTGAAGAGCACCAAGAGGGAGATTGCCAGAAAGGAAACAAAGCCAAAGAGGAGGGTGATGGGATGGAAATTATAATATTGCTCCATCACCATGGTTCTGAGAGCTGAGGATCTTTGGCGATGGAGTTTTGTTTGAATGGTTAACAGGGATCAAGTGAATATGAGAGGCATTTTATCACTGAGTTTATATACAGTTATATATGCAATTCTGAGTTCAAGCGAAGCTAGGCTGATCGATCGACGTGCAAATACGTCTTTTTTTCAAAGTGGCACTATCAATGTGATATCCGCGAATTTACTTAATTTGTTTTGTGGCATTGTTGTTTGCAGACCTTataatatatttattatatttttatgtatTCTTGATATGAAATATTTTGTTGTTCGATCATATTGTAATTTCAGAAGACTTTAATTCATTTTTGTAGAACCACTATTAAAGTTAGATAGCATTTATTAGTAAAAgaataattaaaattttaaacttgTTAGCAAAAGGGAGTCTGAAACTTATTAGATATAGTTAACTGAACTCAGGAGTTTTGAGAGAAAAGAGGAATTTTTTTAGACGTGTTTAAAGTGGGAAAAGAAATAAGAACATAGTTAGGCATGCACGGAGAGAGCAATGAGAGAATAGGTGTTGTGCTGACTCGAGGAACTTTGCGGGGTCCTCTTCTTGATGGATTTTCCAGTtaaagtcattttttttttccggggtTTTAACATTTGTATGAGCCCCTTAGTCATTTCATAGGGAGGTTTTGTCTCTGGGTTGTcgaaagaaaagacaaaaactGATTTAgtattctgattttctgtttCAGTTCTAAGGTCAGGAGTTTGTGTTACGATTTCGACCAGGTTTTCTCCCATAATCGATTTTGTTTTTTCAGTATTTGAAACTAAACTTATCAAGAGTTATTTTGGCATCGATTTCACGGAAAAATATTAAGAATCAAATTTATGGTGATTTTTTAAAGTTGACACAGAGAAAACAGATTTTCTGCTTACAGATTTAGGAACGTGTTGCAGTCATTGTTTGAAGGGCCAAatgatttgttttagttttcaaATTTTTCTGGGACGTTTTTCCTTGTGTTTATTTTCTGGGTGAAAATTTTCATGAatttatattatatatttatttttttaaaatttgacAACCATTTGATCCTGGTGGTTTAAGTGAGGAGGCTTGTTTTGGTTACTGTTTTGAAGACAACTTTTGGAATTCATGCAAAAATAATTTTAATCTAAATTTTTTACTGTATGCTAAATTTGAGTCCTAAATAGGTGTGTCGAATTTCAATAATTTTGAGACGGTATTGAAACGTATGGAATTTTTGGAAGTGTCATTGACAGTGATGGTTTTGTTTCTTGGCAGCAACAATGGTTGGTTTTGGAAAATTATTTGGATGAGTTTGTAGCCTTCTTTTGACTTGATATTTTTACAATAGGTATTTTAGGATGTCTAATTTAATCCTATAAATTTTTAAGGGTTT
Protein-coding regions in this window:
- the LOC133718437 gene encoding beta-amyrin 28-monooxygenase-like, with protein sequence MVMEQYYNFHPITLLFGFVSFLAISLLVLFNRHRSQFTGNNLPPGNVGYPVIGESYEFVSSARKGHPEKFILDRVNKHSSQVFKTSLIGERAAFFCGTACNKFLFSNEKKLVQVWFSSSVNKIFRSSTETSAAEDANKTRKMLHNFLKLNALQRYFGIINQCTQSHFADSWENQNEIHALELAKNYTFKLAARLFVSLEDKADIEKLSKPFRAVNAGTISLPIDFPGTLFSKAIKAANLIRKDLYKIIKQRKVDLAEGNASPTQDMLSHMLLTCDEDGTYLKESDIADTILGMLVAGFDTLSAELTFIVKYLGELPHIYDAVYKEQMEIVNSKAPGEPLKWEDLQKMKYSWNVAQEVLRMAPPVQGNFREALTDFVFNGFTIPKGWKLYWSANLTHMSADCFPEPEKFDPSRFEGKGPAPYTFIPFGGGPRMCPGNEYARVVTLVFIHHLVTRFRWEKVFPDEKTTVAPFPTPDKGLPIRLYHHQK